In Montipora foliosa isolate CH-2021 chromosome 13, ASM3666993v2, whole genome shotgun sequence, one DNA window encodes the following:
- the LOC137982569 gene encoding protein kinase C-binding protein NELL2-like, whose translation MPVTLFTLYFIVCMVASNTTGQQCKPSEVSIPGKALNGHTFKATVVSGPIQCQMLCENDPKCRSYNFHILTKNCELNDETKETKPDDFDTDDLRFYMKPEDIGECKVFPFTCDVNTDCHNTDGSYICSCKAGYTGAGKTCTDIDECSTGKHNCSHVAVCNNTSGSYNCTCNEGYVGDGENCSDIDECLTGEHNCSHVAVCNNTIGSYNCTCQEGYIGDGRSCSDICECQEVPFPCAVKADCHNTEGSYICTCKAGYTGDGKTCTGYSGIVFTSQYKGQSILGTVGSSVTFSWSFSGGVSGIIWGKANPNNPLFIKTSLVYLSSTGSVSIPAPDSYSQRVSGLLVGNAFSGQAIFNISSIETKDSGIYTCVLYKGQKTKRDHVNLSVN comes from the exons ATGCCTGTGACACTTTTCACCCTTTACTTCATAGTCTGTATGGTCGCGAGTAACACCACTGGTCAGCAATGCAAGCCTTCTGAAGTCTCAATACCTGGCAAAGCTCTCAATGGTCACACCTTTAAAGCCACCGTAGTCAGCGGACCTATTCAATGTCAAATGCTCTGTGAGAATGATCCAAAATGCAGGAGTTACAACTTCCACATTCTAACAAAAAACTGCGAATTGAATGACGAGACCAAGGAAACGAAACCTGACGATTTCGACACAGACGACCTAAGGTTCTACATGAAACCCGAAG ATATTGGTGAATGCAAAGTGTTTCCCTTCACCTGTGACGTCAATACCGATTGTCATAATACAGACGGCTCTTACATCTGTTCATGTAAGGCTGGATACACTGGGGCCGGAAAAACGTGTACAG ATATCGATGAGTGTTCAACGGGAAAACATAACTGCAGCCATGTCGCCGTGTGCAACAACACTAGTGGTTCATATAACTGCACTTGTAATGAGGGATATGTCGGAGATGGAGAAAACTGCTCAG ATATCGATGAGTGTTTAACAGGAGAACACAACTGCAGCCATGTGGCCGTGTGCAACAACACAATTGGCTCATATAATTGTACTTGTCAGGAAGGATATATTGGTGACGGACGAAGCTGCTCAG ATATTTGTGAATGCCAAGAGGTTCCCTTTCCTTGTGCCGTCAAAGCCGATTGCCACAATACAGAGGGCTCGTACATCTGCACATGTAAGGCTGGATACACTGGGGACGGAAAAACGTGTACAG GTTATAGTGGAATAGTCTTCACATCACAATACAAGGGGCAAAGTATTCTTGGTACAGTTGGGTCTTCTGTAACATTCTCTTGGAGCTTTTCTGGTGGAGTCTCAGGAATTATTTGGGGAAAAGCGAATCCAAACAACCCTTTATTTATTAAAACCAGTTTAGTATATCTCTCGTCCACTGGTTCAGTATCAATTCCAGCTCCAGACTCTTACAGCCAACGTGTGAGTGGACTCCTTGTCGGCAATGCATTCTCTGGTCAGGCCATATTTAACATCAGTAGCATTGAAACGAAAGATTCAGGAATATATACCTGTGTGCTTTACAAAGGTCAAAAGACAAAAAGGGACCATGTGAATTTGAGTGTGAACTGA